The Effusibacillus lacus genome window below encodes:
- a CDS encoding enoyl-CoA hydratase/isomerase family protein, with the protein MNQQDLLVKQEGKVLHVTLNRPDALNAFSRDMIEGLTEAMETAKNDSEIRAVLLSGAGRSFSAGGDVKQMGEGTPVMTYEHIGRLNQLILAMSELDVPIVAAVHGYAAGAGVCLALACDMVLAAEDSKFIMSFAKVGLISDGGGLFFLPRTIGLYRAKEALFLAEPIDAVTAHQWGMVNRLYPADQLFEEAGRYAAKLAEGPSRAIGQIKRIANQSLVSDLSDILEMERITQAMIRTTDDHKEGVCAFVEKRQPNFQGK; encoded by the coding sequence ATGAATCAACAAGATTTGCTTGTCAAACAAGAAGGGAAAGTTCTGCATGTGACTCTTAATCGCCCGGATGCTTTAAACGCTTTCAGCCGGGATATGATTGAAGGGCTGACGGAAGCCATGGAGACAGCGAAGAATGACTCTGAAATCCGTGCGGTGCTGCTGTCGGGAGCAGGACGATCCTTCAGTGCGGGCGGCGACGTCAAGCAGATGGGGGAAGGCACTCCTGTCATGACTTACGAGCACATCGGCCGATTAAACCAATTGATTCTGGCGATGAGTGAACTGGACGTGCCGATTGTGGCGGCGGTTCATGGATATGCGGCCGGTGCGGGGGTTTGTCTTGCATTGGCTTGTGACATGGTTCTGGCTGCGGAAGACAGCAAGTTTATCATGAGCTTTGCCAAGGTCGGACTGATTTCGGACGGTGGAGGACTGTTTTTCCTGCCAAGAACAATTGGGCTGTACCGGGCGAAAGAAGCGTTGTTCCTGGCGGAGCCGATCGATGCGGTTACCGCTCACCAGTGGGGCATGGTCAACCGGCTGTATCCGGCAGATCAGCTGTTTGAGGAAGCAGGCAGATATGCTGCGAAGCTGGCGGAAGGCCCCAGCCGCGCCATTGGCCAGATCAAGAGGATTGCCAATCAATCCCTCGTGTCTGACCTGTCGGATATCCTTGAAATGGAGCGGATCACGCAGGCGATGATAAGGACCACCGATGATCACAAAGAAGGGGTTTGCGCTTTCGTTGAAAAGCGACAGCCAAATTTCCAGGGAAAATAG
- a CDS encoding GNAT family N-acetyltransferase: MEWYKRLNEYFPEHEMKDPGQLQELIEDKDVYHKEETEDYVVMYAEFPSFIFIDYLLVDPRTRGKGVGTQVINRFKQKGKPIILEVEPVDQEDKDTQKRVKFYERNGFVRADRIHYRREDDSGETYETNIYYWSPEELPQKDILEKMAKACREIHNFRSSKYYGRLVADPDKVLKLKKPT, encoded by the coding sequence ATGGAGTGGTATAAGAGGCTAAATGAATATTTTCCCGAACATGAAATGAAAGACCCCGGACAATTGCAGGAACTGATTGAAGACAAAGACGTGTATCATAAAGAGGAAACGGAAGACTATGTGGTGATGTATGCGGAATTTCCCTCATTTATATTTATCGATTATTTGCTTGTAGACCCCCGGACACGGGGAAAAGGGGTCGGCACCCAGGTCATCAACCGGTTCAAACAGAAAGGAAAGCCGATCATCCTGGAAGTGGAGCCGGTGGATCAAGAAGACAAGGATACGCAGAAAAGGGTAAAGTTCTATGAAAGAAACGGCTTTGTCAGGGCTGATCGAATCCATTACCGGCGTGAAGATGACAGCGGCGAGACTTATGAAACGAACATATACTATTGGAGCCCGGAAGAGCTGCCACAAAAAGACATCCTGGAAAAGATGGCAAAAGCTTGTCGGGAGATCCACAATTTCAGATCAAGTAAGTATTATGGGCGCTTGGTGGCAGACCCGGACAAGGTGTTGAAACTGAAAAAACCTACGTGA
- a CDS encoding type II toxin-antitoxin system RelE/ParE family toxin: MPQRNKIKYTPAAVDDMDEIFSFISQDNVYAAEIMLEKLNDQIGKFAEFPNLGSVLSDEEYTLVERGYRFIVVHPYLVFYRLLDKNVIIHRILHARRDYLRELFTTQD, from the coding sequence ATGCCGCAAAGGAATAAGATTAAATATACTCCTGCAGCAGTTGACGATATGGATGAGATTTTCTCGTTTATATCGCAGGATAATGTTTACGCTGCAGAAATTATGCTGGAGAAGCTAAATGATCAAATCGGTAAGTTTGCAGAGTTTCCTAATTTGGGATCGGTTTTGTCAGATGAGGAATACACTCTTGTTGAGCGTGGGTATCGCTTTATTGTTGTGCACCCCTATCTGGTTTTCTACAGGCTGTTGGATAAGAACGTAATAATCCATCGTATACTTCATGCACGTCGGGATTATCTTCGGGAGTTATTTACCACACAGGATTAA